One Algibacter sp. L3A6 genomic region harbors:
- the tilS gene encoding tRNA lysidine(34) synthetase TilS, which translates to MLKNLQNHINKNLAFLNESKILIAISGGIDSVVLTHLCHQLKLNIALAHCNFHLRGEESNGDEQSVKKFADSLGLEVFVQNFDTENYAKTNKQSIQIAARELRYNWFEDLANQLEFDYILTAHHADDNLETFLINFTRGTGLEGLTGIPEVNTIFVRPLLPFSSEAIEHYAKANNIAWRDDSSNASTKYVRNKLRHNLIPILKEINPSLLQSFQTTLSNLSDTTDLVKDSVDNLLSKAIVSQDDDKTVFKISEFKSLRNPKAYLFEVFKDYGFTEWNDVLNLLDAESGKQLFSATHRLIKNRAHLLLSKINNETEENILISKEEKQIESPFGLLFFDEADAIFGKRTEVIYVDEDTLEYPLTLRKWEDGDFFHPLGMSGKKKISKYLKDEKLSLLDKEQVWVLCSNNAIVWVVNRRADNRFKVTENTKNILKITLQ; encoded by the coding sequence ATGCTTAAAAACCTTCAAAACCATATCAATAAAAATCTTGCATTTTTAAACGAAAGCAAAATCCTAATTGCTATATCTGGAGGAATCGACAGCGTTGTTTTAACACATTTATGCCATCAATTAAAACTTAATATTGCCTTAGCGCACTGTAATTTTCATTTAAGAGGAGAAGAAAGTAATGGAGATGAGCAATCGGTGAAAAAGTTCGCCGATAGTTTGGGTTTAGAAGTTTTTGTTCAAAATTTTGACACCGAAAATTATGCTAAAACCAACAAGCAATCCATTCAAATTGCAGCTCGAGAGTTGCGTTACAATTGGTTCGAAGATTTAGCAAATCAATTAGAATTCGATTATATTTTAACAGCCCATCATGCCGATGATAACCTCGAAACATTTTTAATAAACTTTACAAGAGGTACTGGTTTAGAAGGTTTAACGGGGATTCCTGAAGTCAATACTATTTTTGTTCGTCCGTTATTACCATTTTCTAGTGAAGCTATCGAGCATTATGCCAAAGCAAATAATATCGCTTGGCGAGATGATAGTAGTAATGCTTCTACTAAATATGTCCGTAATAAATTGCGCCACAATTTAATACCGATTTTAAAAGAAATAAACCCGAGTTTATTACAAAGCTTTCAAACAACGCTTAGTAATTTAAGCGACACCACGGATCTTGTAAAAGATAGTGTGGATAATCTTTTAAGTAAAGCCATTGTTTCTCAAGATGATGATAAAACGGTATTTAAAATTTCAGAATTTAAAAGTTTAAGGAATCCGAAAGCGTATTTATTCGAAGTTTTTAAAGATTATGGATTTACCGAATGGAATGATGTTTTAAACTTACTGGATGCGGAATCTGGAAAGCAATTGTTTTCTGCAACACACCGCTTAATAAAAAATAGAGCGCATTTATTATTAAGTAAAATTAATAATGAAACAGAAGAAAATATTTTAATTTCAAAAGAAGAAAAACAAATAGAATCCCCTTTTGGATTATTGTTTTTTGATGAAGCCGATGCTATTTTTGGAAAACGTACAGAGGTTATTTATGTCGATGAAGATACTTTAGAGTACCCTTTAACTTTGCGAAAATGGGAAGACGGCGACTTTTTTCATCCGCTAGGGATGTCGGGTAAAAAGAAAATTAGCAAATATTTAAAAGATGAGAAACTATCACTTTTAGATAAGGAGCAGGTTTGGGTGTTGTGCTCTAACAATGCTATTGTTTGGGTTGTAAATAGGCGTGCAGACAATCGTTTTAAGGTTACCGAAAACACTAAAAATATTTTAAAAATTACATTACAATAG
- the ade gene encoding adenine deaminase, whose amino-acid sequence MILQGQIVDIQNKRIYKGEITIENGKISSITEAEHNVNHYILPGFVDAHIHIESSMLVPSEFARLAVTHGTVATVSDPHEIANVLGVKGVEFMIENGKKVPFKFNFGAPSCVPATTFESAGAVIDSDDIKILLENPDIKYLAEMMNYPGVLFNDDEVMKKIAWAKYFNKPVDGHAPGLRGDDVSKYIRAGISTDHECFTYDEALEKLQKGMKILIREGSAAKNFEALIDLLPEYFENMMFCSDDKHPDDLILNHINKLCARAVAKGIDVFKVLQAACINPVKHYNLDVGLLQINDVADCIVVEDLKDFKTLQTYINGELVSDNGKSLIKPVSFTNLNNFNCTKKEISDFKVASSSDKIRVIEALEGQLVTNELIEDSLIEDGNLVSNTEKDILKMTVVNRYNDQKPAMAFIKNFGLKEGAIASSVGHDSHNIIAVGVSDEMICKAVNLLIENKGGICAITTSEEKIVSLPVAGIMSDKDGETIGKQYADLDVMAKQLGSNLNAPYMTLSFMALLVIPSLKLSDKGLFNGTDFKFTSLDA is encoded by the coding sequence ATGATATTACAAGGCCAAATAGTCGATATACAAAATAAGCGTATTTATAAAGGTGAAATTACCATTGAAAACGGTAAAATTTCATCTATAACAGAAGCAGAACATAATGTTAATCATTACATACTTCCTGGTTTCGTAGATGCACATATACATATAGAAAGTTCTATGTTAGTGCCTAGTGAGTTTGCGCGTTTAGCTGTAACTCATGGTACTGTTGCAACAGTTTCCGATCCGCACGAAATTGCCAATGTTTTAGGTGTAAAAGGTGTAGAGTTTATGATTGAAAACGGAAAAAAAGTACCGTTTAAATTTAACTTTGGAGCACCATCTTGTGTGCCTGCAACAACTTTTGAATCGGCTGGAGCTGTTATAGATTCCGATGATATCAAAATCCTTTTAGAAAATCCAGATATTAAATATTTGGCAGAAATGATGAATTATCCTGGCGTTTTATTTAATGACGATGAAGTTATGAAAAAGATAGCTTGGGCAAAATATTTTAACAAACCTGTTGATGGACATGCACCGGGATTAAGAGGTGATGATGTTTCAAAATATATTAGAGCGGGAATTTCTACAGATCATGAATGTTTTACTTATGATGAAGCTTTAGAGAAGCTTCAAAAAGGTATGAAAATTTTAATTCGAGAGGGAAGTGCAGCCAAAAATTTTGAAGCTTTAATCGATTTATTACCAGAATATTTCGAAAACATGATGTTTTGTAGTGATGATAAACATCCTGACGATTTAATTCTTAATCATATTAATAAATTATGTGCAAGAGCCGTTGCCAAAGGCATCGATGTTTTTAAAGTATTGCAAGCGGCTTGCATAAACCCAGTGAAGCACTATAATTTAGATGTGGGTTTATTACAAATTAATGATGTTGCCGATTGTATTGTGGTAGAAGATTTAAAAGATTTTAAAACACTTCAAACCTATATCAATGGTGAATTGGTTTCAGATAACGGTAAGTCGTTAATTAAGCCAGTTTCTTTTACAAATTTGAATAATTTCAACTGTACTAAAAAAGAAATTTCAGATTTTAAAGTCGCGTCATCATCAGATAAAATAAGAGTTATTGAAGCTTTAGAAGGGCAGCTTGTAACTAATGAATTAATTGAAGATTCGTTAATTGAGGACGGTAATCTTGTTTCAAATACCGAAAAAGATATTTTGAAAATGACGGTTGTTAATCGCTACAACGATCAAAAACCAGCCATGGCATTTATAAAAAACTTCGGATTAAAAGAAGGTGCTATAGCATCATCGGTTGGTCACGATTCTCACAATATTATTGCTGTTGGAGTTTCCGACGAAATGATTTGCAAGGCTGTTAATTTATTAATAGAAAATAAAGGTGGTATTTGTGCCATTACTACTTCCGAAGAAAAAATAGTATCCTTACCTGTAGCAGGAATCATGAGTGATAAAGATGGTGAAACTATTGGCAAACAATATGCTGATCTTGATGTTATGGCGAAACAATTGGGGTCTAATTTAAATGCGCCTTACATGACGCTTTCATTTATGGCATTGTTAGTTATTCCTTCGTTAAAACTAAGTGATAAAGGTTTATTTAACGGAACAGATTTTAAATTTACATCACTAGATGCTTAG
- a CDS encoding spermidine synthase → MKKILSYIWPVTAKTIDSDTNGKLEITYYNGKKMLNTKDANYSYGSLQKILEYALSKIEFDNVKHVLILGLGGGSVISSLRKKFDFNGDIQAVDIDEKIIAIAKNDFDICTSHNLTISKYDAYKFVKKNNKKHDLIIIDLFINNEVPDQFYSVIFCENISKLVN, encoded by the coding sequence ATGAAAAAAATATTAAGTTATATATGGCCTGTAACAGCTAAAACTATCGATTCTGATACCAATGGGAAGTTAGAAATAACCTATTATAATGGTAAAAAAATGCTCAATACTAAAGATGCTAACTATTCTTATGGATCCCTTCAAAAAATTCTAGAATATGCACTTTCTAAAATTGAGTTTGATAATGTTAAACATGTTCTTATATTGGGGTTGGGAGGCGGTAGCGTTATATCTTCTTTAAGAAAAAAGTTTGACTTTAATGGGGATATTCAAGCAGTAGATATTGACGAAAAAATTATAGCCATTGCTAAAAATGATTTTGATATTTGTACTTCGCACAACCTAACGATAAGTAAATATGATGCTTATAAATTTGTTAAAAAGAATAATAAAAAACATGATTTAATCATTATTGATTTATTTATTAATAACGAAGTTCCAGATCAATTTTATTCTGTTATTTTTTGTGAGAATATTTCAAAATTGGTTAACTAA
- a CDS encoding YheT family hydrolase, which produces MPILTSTYKPKFYFKSGFVSTVYSGLVRKIYLEQERERLILSDGDFIDLDWSFSEEKSKACIVLLHGLEGHAQRPYLTGAAKLFNANEIDAVSVNFRGCSGEINTKFRSYHSGATEDLVDIIQHLISEKKYETIYLKGISLGANIILKYLGERDHVPTEVKAAIAISAPCDLNGACVELHRLKNSAYASRFLSHLKASLKLKMEKFPDEMSLETFNSIKTLRDFDNVYTSKAHGFADAADYYEKSSSRQFLPNIKTPTLIINALNDSFLSPECYPVKEAKNNPNLFLEMPEHGGHVGFVSKNNVYYNEQRALEFVRSLN; this is translated from the coding sequence ATGCCAATATTAACATCGACCTACAAACCTAAGTTTTATTTTAAAAGTGGCTTTGTTTCTACGGTATATTCTGGGCTTGTTCGTAAAATTTATTTAGAGCAAGAGCGCGAACGTTTAATATTAAGCGATGGCGATTTTATTGATTTAGACTGGAGCTTTTCCGAAGAAAAAAGTAAAGCATGTATTGTGTTGCTTCATGGTTTAGAAGGGCATGCACAACGTCCTTATTTAACGGGTGCTGCAAAGCTTTTTAATGCGAATGAAATAGATGCGGTATCAGTTAATTTTAGAGGTTGTTCGGGTGAGATTAATACGAAATTTAGAAGTTATCATTCTGGTGCTACTGAAGATTTGGTTGATATTATTCAACACCTTATTTCAGAAAAAAAATATGAAACTATCTACCTTAAAGGGATTAGTTTAGGAGCTAATATTATTTTAAAATATTTAGGCGAACGTGATCATGTTCCCACGGAAGTTAAAGCTGCCATTGCAATCTCCGCACCCTGCGATTTAAATGGTGCCTGTGTAGAATTACATAGATTGAAAAATAGTGCTTATGCAAGTCGTTTTTTGAGTCATTTAAAAGCGTCTTTAAAATTAAAAATGGAAAAATTCCCAGATGAAATGTCTTTAGAAACGTTTAATTCTATAAAAACGTTAAGAGATTTTGATAATGTTTATACCTCAAAAGCACATGGATTTGCAGATGCCGCGGACTATTACGAAAAAAGTAGTAGCCGACAATTTCTACCAAATATAAAAACGCCTACGTTAATTATTAATGCATTAAATGATTCGTTTTTATCTCCTGAATGTTATCCTGTAAAAGAAGCAAAAAACAATCCGAATTTATTTTTAGAAATGCCAGAACATGGCGGACATGTTGGTTTTGTTTCTAAAAATAACGTCTACTATAATGAGCAACGTGCTTTGGAATTTGTGCGCAGTTTGAATTAA
- a CDS encoding (2Fe-2S)-binding protein, whose product MPTFNLKVNNEKHTVEADADTPLLWVLRDKINLVGTKFGCGIGQCGACTVHVDGNATRSCLLKISQAEGLNITTIEGLSEYGDHPVQQAWKEVDVPQCGYCQAGQIMTASAFLKTNPSPSQTEIRDAMHGNICRCAAYNSIEEAVKVASEKLS is encoded by the coding sequence ATGCCAACATTCAACTTAAAAGTTAACAACGAAAAACATACGGTCGAAGCCGATGCTGATACGCCTTTATTGTGGGTTCTACGGGATAAAATTAATCTTGTGGGTACTAAATTCGGCTGTGGTATTGGGCAATGCGGAGCCTGTACAGTGCATGTAGATGGTAACGCGACTAGAAGTTGTTTGTTGAAAATTTCTCAAGCTGAAGGCTTAAATATAACGACCATTGAAGGGCTTTCTGAATATGGCGATCACCCGGTTCAACAAGCCTGGAAAGAGGTTGACGTTCCGCAATGTGGTTATTGTCAAGCTGGACAAATTATGACAGCTTCGGCTTTTTTAAAAACAAATCCTAGTCCTTCACAAACTGAAATACGAGATGCCATGCATGGGAATATTTGCAGATGTGCAGCTTACAATAGTATTGAGGAAGCAGTAAAAGTGGCTTCAGAAAAATTAAGTTAA
- a CDS encoding xanthine dehydrogenase family protein molybdopterin-binding subunit: protein MAASKKMTFSRRSFLKSSALASGGMIIGFNLFNACKPEAKLPVDLSALNYNDFNAFIKISEEGKVTIFSPNPEIGQGVKTSMPMIIAEELDVLWEDVYVVQAPLDTKNYTRQVAGGSQSIRFGWEPLRQSGATAKQMLVNAAAARWGVDASECSAKNGVITNAKGDKLGYGDVVLEAAVLEVPEDVTLKDPKDFTIIGQGKGNVDIDKIITGKPLYGLDYKEEGMLYATVLRPPAFGQFLESFDDSEARALPGVVDVITIGEKVRAYNDSGKNSWTMPMSGTDKVVVIGKTTWDAMKGKKAIKAVWKTETALESSETHDKVLLDLLEGNKFKTRRQDGNVKQAFENADKVLERVYESPFLPHNCMEPMNFFANVSPEKVHLVGPVQTPEAAAQVVADLLERDLEEVSIDMTRMGGGFGRRLYGDFVYEAAEISNAIQKPIKLVSSREDDMTMGVYRPSSKYKISASIKSGKITGYHLKEASINGNMYGLIPNFFPAGAIENYQVDTANYKSNITTGAWRAPYTNFLASAEQSFFDELAEELGIDRVQMHMDLLDNVKNNPDANIEYSPERLQGVLQLAIEKSNWGKTEAGVFQGLSVYYCHNTHVAEVADITMEDGVPSVKRVTCAVDCGIVVNPFGAMNQIKGGVLDGIGHAMYADFGFVDGVPKSNNFDSYQMIRMGQTPKVNVHFIESDIDPTGLGEPTLPPIGAAVANAIYAATGNRINKQPLVNNLEPKEKVLG from the coding sequence ATGGCAGCTTCAAAAAAAATGACATTCAGTAGAAGATCGTTCTTAAAATCATCGGCTTTAGCTAGTGGTGGTATGATAATAGGTTTTAATTTATTCAATGCTTGTAAGCCTGAAGCAAAACTTCCTGTAGATTTAAGCGCTTTAAATTACAATGATTTTAATGCGTTTATTAAAATTTCAGAAGAAGGAAAAGTAACTATTTTTTCGCCTAACCCAGAAATTGGTCAAGGAGTGAAAACATCGATGCCGATGATTATCGCAGAAGAATTAGATGTGCTTTGGGAAGATGTTTACGTGGTTCAAGCACCTTTGGATACAAAAAATTATACACGGCAAGTAGCTGGTGGAAGCCAGTCTATTCGTTTTGGTTGGGAGCCTTTGCGCCAATCGGGAGCAACAGCAAAACAAATGTTGGTTAATGCTGCGGCTGCAAGATGGGGCGTTGATGCTTCAGAATGTTCTGCTAAAAATGGTGTTATTACTAACGCTAAAGGAGATAAACTTGGTTACGGTGATGTGGTTTTAGAAGCTGCAGTGCTTGAAGTTCCAGAAGATGTAACTTTAAAGGACCCTAAAGATTTTACTATTATTGGACAAGGAAAAGGGAATGTTGATATTGATAAAATTATAACAGGAAAACCACTTTATGGGTTAGACTATAAAGAAGAAGGGATGCTTTATGCAACAGTTTTAAGGCCGCCTGCTTTTGGTCAATTTTTAGAATCTTTTGATGATTCTGAAGCTAGGGCTTTACCGGGAGTGGTCGATGTGATTACTATTGGAGAAAAAGTAAGAGCCTATAACGATAGCGGAAAAAATAGCTGGACGATGCCAATGAGTGGCACGGATAAAGTGGTAGTGATAGGGAAAACGACTTGGGATGCCATGAAGGGAAAGAAGGCTATAAAGGCTGTTTGGAAAACCGAAACGGCTCTTGAGAGTTCTGAAACTCATGATAAAGTTCTATTAGATTTATTGGAAGGAAATAAATTTAAAACAAGAAGACAAGATGGAAATGTAAAACAAGCCTTTGAAAATGCCGATAAGGTTCTTGAACGTGTTTATGAGTCGCCATTTTTACCTCATAATTGCATGGAACCTATGAATTTCTTTGCTAATGTATCTCCCGAAAAAGTGCATTTAGTTGGGCCTGTGCAAACGCCGGAAGCAGCTGCTCAAGTTGTTGCCGATTTATTGGAAAGAGATCTTGAAGAGGTAAGTATCGATATGACGAGAATGGGTGGTGGTTTTGGACGCCGATTGTATGGTGATTTTGTTTATGAAGCTGCCGAGATTTCTAATGCGATTCAAAAACCAATAAAATTGGTATCTTCTCGTGAAGATGATATGACGATGGGTGTGTATCGTCCTTCTTCGAAATATAAAATATCAGCTTCAATTAAAAGTGGAAAAATAACGGGATATCATTTAAAAGAAGCTTCCATTAACGGAAATATGTATGGTTTAATACCTAACTTTTTTCCAGCAGGAGCAATTGAAAACTATCAAGTGGATACCGCAAATTATAAAAGTAATATTACCACAGGAGCTTGGAGAGCGCCCTATACCAACTTTTTGGCAAGTGCAGAACAAAGCTTTTTTGATGAGTTAGCAGAAGAATTAGGCATAGATCGTGTGCAAATGCACATGGATTTATTGGATAATGTTAAAAATAATCCAGATGCTAATATAGAATACAGTCCAGAGCGATTACAAGGTGTGTTGCAATTGGCTATTGAAAAATCGAATTGGGGTAAAACCGAAGCAGGCGTTTTTCAAGGTCTTTCTGTTTATTACTGCCACAATACGCATGTCGCGGAAGTTGCAGATATTACCATGGAAGATGGTGTGCCAAGTGTTAAACGAGTTACCTGTGCCGTAGATTGTGGTATTGTAGTTAATCCGTTTGGAGCAATGAACCAAATAAAAGGAGGTGTTCTGGATGGTATTGGTCATGCTATGTATGCTGATTTTGGATTTGTAGATGGTGTGCCTAAATCTAATAATTTCGATAGTTATCAGATGATTAGAATGGGGCAAACACCAAAAGTAAATGTGCATTTTATTGAAAGTGATATCGATCCAACAGGATTGGGAGAACCTACGCTACCACCTATTGGTGCTGCTGTAGCTAATGCTATTTATGCGGCCACAGGAAACAGAATTAATAAACAACCGCTTGTAAATAACTTGGAGCCTAAAGAAAAAGTTTTAGGATAA
- a CDS encoding XdhC family protein, with protein sequence MTHEFIDIINEALLAKKRNLKSVLASVVALDGSSYRRRGVRMLIDENGGMVGAVSGGCVEKEILRQSVSVFETGQAKMMTYDGRYRLGCEGVLYILIEPIQFSDAFLDMFYKCIDYRYSFEIISYFSKKEDVFDEIGSFVKFENNAVFPISEEKENLSRLESLSVFRQTMSPRFKLIIIGGEHDAVQLCKYASLTGWEVSIITGPLEPKSLKNFPGAKTFYAVSPEEMNVSKIDNQTAVVLMTHNFATDLRYLVALKETNPVYIGLLGPSRRREDLLNQLVEYIPEISDAFLDAIHGPAGINIGAETPQEIAISIVSEILALVRNQNPMSLSKKSGRIHAQE encoded by the coding sequence ATGACACACGAATTTATAGACATTATTAATGAAGCGCTGCTAGCTAAAAAACGAAATTTAAAGTCCGTTTTAGCATCTGTAGTGGCGCTCGATGGCTCGTCTTATCGCAGGCGAGGAGTAAGAATGCTTATCGATGAAAATGGAGGCATGGTTGGTGCTGTAAGTGGTGGTTGTGTGGAAAAAGAAATATTAAGACAATCGGTTTCTGTTTTTGAAACAGGACAAGCCAAAATGATGACTTATGATGGTCGATATCGCTTAGGTTGTGAAGGTGTTTTGTATATTTTAATAGAGCCTATTCAGTTTTCTGATGCATTTCTAGATATGTTTTATAAGTGTATTGATTACAGATATTCTTTTGAAATTATTTCATATTTCAGTAAAAAAGAAGATGTTTTCGATGAAATTGGTTCGTTCGTAAAATTTGAAAATAACGCAGTGTTTCCTATTTCCGAAGAAAAAGAAAATTTATCAAGATTAGAATCATTATCTGTCTTTAGACAAACTATGTCGCCAAGGTTTAAATTAATAATTATTGGAGGAGAGCATGATGCGGTTCAGTTATGTAAATATGCATCATTAACAGGTTGGGAGGTGTCTATAATTACAGGTCCATTAGAACCTAAATCACTTAAAAATTTCCCTGGAGCGAAAACATTTTATGCGGTTTCTCCGGAAGAAATGAATGTTAGTAAAATAGATAACCAAACCGCTGTAGTTTTAATGACTCATAATTTTGCGACGGATTTAAGATATTTGGTTGCTTTAAAAGAAACGAACCCTGTATATATTGGCTTACTTGGCCCATCACGTAGGCGAGAAGATTTATTAAATCAGTTGGTGGAATATATTCCAGAAATATCAGATGCTTTTTTAGATGCTATTCATGGACCAGCAGGAATAAATATTGGAGCAGAAACACCTCAGGAAATCGCCATTTCTATTGTTTCGGAAATTTTAGCTCTTGTTAGAAATCAGAACCCGATGTCTTTAAGTAAGAAATCAGGACGCATTCATGCTCAGGAATAG
- a CDS encoding NTP transferase domain-containing protein — MKKENQNIVTVVLAAGASTRMGSPKQLLNWGNSTLLEHTLNTVLDLNSSEVVVVLGANFEIIKSEISKYPVAVLNNTSWKVGLGKSIAVAVEYIQKLNYKVDGVMIVLADQPLINSRFLGELCNAFSPNNNQIITTSYKNGKRGVPVIFDKHYFEELILLNDDDGAKTLLKTYANSVNSLKPQSENLDIDSKEDYNYLHKKIFKK; from the coding sequence ATGAAAAAAGAAAACCAAAATATAGTCACTGTAGTTCTAGCAGCAGGAGCTTCAACAAGAATGGGAAGTCCTAAGCAATTACTAAATTGGGGTAATTCAACCTTATTGGAACATACTTTAAACACCGTTTTAGATTTAAATTCATCAGAAGTTGTTGTTGTTTTAGGTGCTAATTTTGAGATTATAAAAAGTGAGATTTCTAAATATCCGGTTGCAGTTTTAAACAATACATCTTGGAAAGTGGGTTTGGGGAAGTCGATTGCTGTTGCGGTTGAGTATATTCAGAAGTTAAACTATAAAGTAGATGGTGTTATGATTGTGTTAGCTGATCAGCCATTGATTAATTCTCGGTTTTTGGGAGAATTATGTAATGCATTTAGTCCTAATAATAACCAGATTATAACAACTTCATATAAAAATGGAAAGCGTGGTGTACCTGTTATTTTTGATAAACATTATTTTGAAGAATTAATACTTTTGAATGATGACGATGGCGCTAAAACTCTCTTGAAAACGTATGCCAATTCGGTGAATTCTTTGAAACCTCAATCTGAAAATTTAGACATCGATTCTAAAGAAGATTATAATTATTTACATAAGAAAATTTTTAAAAAGTAG